GTAGCTCGCCTGTAGCCGGTCGGGATGGTCCCAATCGGACCCGCTGAAGACGCCAGCGGCGTCGAAGCGCGGCGCTAGTGGGAAGGCCGCCTCAGCTCCGCCTTCGTGGCCGAGGAGCTTGGAGGCCGCCCCGAGCAGCCGGCCGATATGGTTCGGCCGGGCGAATTCGGGCGCCCTCTCGAAACGCTCGAGGGCTGCCTCGAAGCGCTCCAGGAGCTGGTTCGGGTTGTCGCCAGGCGATGAGTCTGCAAGTTTCGCCATGGGCTCCGGCGCTCCGTTCAGAGGTAGAACTCCAGCTCTTCCTGCCGCTTCAGCAGATCGCGCAGGCGGTAGGGATCGTCGCCGAAGAAGAAGACCAGGCCCCAGTGGTTGCCGAACGCCGTGCGCTTGGTCACCGTCGCCTCGAGGGGCGGCGGCAGCTCGTGGTAGTCGAAGTATTCGTGACCCGTGGTTTCCTCCGGGATCTCCAGCTGGCTGACCACCCGGCGCTGCGGGTAGGCGGCGAAACAGCCGGCATGGCCCTTGGCGTCCTCCACCGGGCGGGGGAAGAAGGCCTCGATCTCCTCTTCGGTGGTCTTCGGATCGAAGACCAGCATGGAAGCCTGGTAGGCGTTGAAGCCGTAGGCTCGCTCGATGAGCTCGAAGGCCTTGAAGCCCGGCGGTCGGTAGGCGATCTCGCCGAAGTAGAGCGTACCGTCGCTGGTGACGAAGTACTCCGGGTGGATCTGGCCGAACTTGATCTCGAAGGTCTTGACCAGCTTTTCGACCTCCTCGACGATCCGCGGCCGCCAGGCTTCGAGCTCGGGGGTTGCCGGTACGAACACCGAGTAGCCGAGCCGGACGTACTCCGAGATGTTGAGGAAGCGGATCTTGCCGTCGTGGATCCAGGCCTCGACCGCGAACTCCCAGCCGTCGAGGTGGCTCTCCATCAGCAGCGGGAACTCGGCCTCGGGGATCAGCTCCACCTCTTCCGGGGTGGAGATCGTGCGGTGTCCGAGACAGCCGGCTTTGTCGAAGGCCTTCAAGTGGATGGGGTCGTCGAGGTCACCGTCGAGCTTGATCAGGGTCTGGTTGACCCGCCGGATGAAGCGCACCACGTCGTCCCGGCTGTGCGCTTCTTCGAAGATGCCCACCCGGATGCCGCCGAGCTGCGCCCGACGCTTCATCAGCGCTTTGTCGCGAAATAGCACCGCCTGACCGTGGAGACGGGGGTTGCCGAGCAGCACCGCGTTGATCGCGCCGGCCCACTCGACGGTCTCCTCGTAGAGCGGCAAGGCGACGTCGACGCCCATTTCGCGCAGCTGCTCGGCGATCTGGAAGCCGCGGTCGTTGAGCCGATCGAAGTCCCACGGCAGGTAGGGGATGTCATGCTCCCGGGCGTAGTCGGCGGCCCATTCCGGGGCGACGACCACGTATCGGCGATCGAAGTTCTCGGCCGCCTCGATGGCGCCGAGACTCCAACCCAACAGAGCGATATAGCCTTTTTCTGGATTCTTTTCCGCCATCCTTCAGCTGCCCTCCCCGTCGGTCGGCAAGGTGTAGGCGCCGTCTTCGTCGTGCATCTCGCGGCCGGTCACCGGCGGATTGAACACGCAGACGAGGCGCAGCTCGGTGATCGCCTTCAGCGTGTGCTTGTCGTGCTTGTCCAGTGCGTAGAGGGTCCCCGGGGCGATGTCGTGGGTTTCCCCGGTGTCCCGGTTGAGGATCTGGCCAGTGCCCTGGTAGCAGTAGACCGCTTCGAGATGGTGCTTGTACCACATGGGAAACTCGAGCCCCGGCGGGAACACCGTTTCGTGCATCGAGAACCCCATGCCGTCGCCGGCCAACAAGAATCGGTAGCTGGTCCAGCCACCGGGGCTGTTGACCTCGCGGTCGGTACCCTCGAGATCTGACAATTTGACGATCTTCATGTCGTGATTATCTCCGTTCAGCGGACTCTTCGGTCCGTCA
This window of the Acidobacteriota bacterium genome carries:
- a CDS encoding ectoine synthase, which gives rise to MKIVKLSDLEGTDREVNSPGGWTSYRFLLAGDGMGFSMHETVFPPGLEFPMWYKHHLEAVYCYQGTGQILNRDTGETHDIAPGTLYALDKHDKHTLKAITELRLVCVFNPPVTGREMHDEDGAYTLPTDGEGS
- a CDS encoding carboxylate--amine ligase — protein: MAEKNPEKGYIALLGWSLGAIEAAENFDRRYVVVAPEWAADYAREHDIPYLPWDFDRLNDRGFQIAEQLREMGVDVALPLYEETVEWAGAINAVLLGNPRLHGQAVLFRDKALMKRRAQLGGIRVGIFEEAHSRDDVVRFIRRVNQTLIKLDGDLDDPIHLKAFDKAGCLGHRTISTPEEVELIPEAEFPLLMESHLDGWEFAVEAWIHDGKIRFLNISEYVRLGYSVFVPATPELEAWRPRIVEEVEKLVKTFEIKFGQIHPEYFVTSDGTLYFGEIAYRPPGFKAFELIERAYGFNAYQASMLVFDPKTTEEEIEAFFPRPVEDAKGHAGCFAAYPQRRVVSQLEIPEETTGHEYFDYHELPPPLEATVTKRTAFGNHWGLVFFFGDDPYRLRDLLKRQEELEFYL